One Paracoccus sp. TOH DNA segment encodes these proteins:
- a CDS encoding VWA domain-containing protein has product MFRPFLDSLRRHGVPASLREYLDLLAGLQAGLSDWTPEGFYHLARATLVKNEAHIDRFDRAFSEAFSGLDQIPIEALVNEVSIPRDWLEKLAEKLLTPEERAAVEGAGSFEELMKRLRERLAEQQGRHQGGNKWIGTAGTSPFGAYGYNPEGVRIGQAESRHRRAAKVWDKREFRDFDDSVELGTRNIKVALKRLRQWARHGALEELDLPGTIRASAEHGYIDVQTRPERHNAVKVLLFLDAGGSMDDHSRLVDELFSAARAEFKHLEHFYFHNCVYEALWKDNRRRWTETTPTWEVLNRFGRDYKAIFVGDASMSPYEIAVPGGANEHWNPESGEIWLQRLRETWPDHVWLNPVPRAHWGHTRSIAMIREIFEDRMQPLTLEGLTQAMRLLG; this is encoded by the coding sequence ATGTTCCGGCCCTTCCTCGACAGCCTGCGCAGGCATGGGGTGCCGGCCAGCCTGCGGGAATATCTGGACCTGCTGGCGGGGCTGCAGGCCGGGCTGTCGGACTGGACGCCCGAGGGCTTCTATCACCTCGCCCGCGCCACCCTGGTCAAGAACGAGGCGCATATCGACCGATTCGACCGCGCCTTCTCCGAAGCCTTCTCGGGCCTCGACCAGATCCCCATCGAGGCGCTGGTGAACGAGGTCTCGATCCCGCGCGACTGGCTGGAAAAGCTGGCCGAAAAGCTGCTGACCCCCGAGGAACGCGCCGCGGTCGAAGGCGCCGGCAGTTTCGAGGAGCTGATGAAGCGGTTGCGCGAGCGGCTGGCCGAGCAGCAGGGCCGGCACCAGGGCGGCAACAAGTGGATCGGCACCGCCGGCACCTCGCCCTTCGGCGCCTATGGCTACAACCCCGAGGGCGTGCGGATCGGGCAAGCCGAAAGCCGCCACCGCCGCGCCGCCAAGGTCTGGGACAAGCGCGAGTTCCGCGATTTCGACGATTCGGTCGAGCTTGGCACCCGCAACATCAAGGTGGCGCTGAAGCGGCTGCGGCAATGGGCCCGGCATGGCGCGCTGGAGGAGCTGGACCTGCCCGGCACCATCCGCGCCAGCGCCGAGCACGGCTATATCGACGTGCAGACCCGGCCCGAACGGCACAATGCCGTCAAGGTGCTGCTGTTCCTCGATGCCGGCGGCAGCATGGACGACCATTCCCGGCTGGTGGACGAGCTGTTCTCGGCCGCCCGCGCCGAGTTCAAGCACCTGGAGCATTTCTATTTCCACAACTGCGTCTATGAGGCGCTGTGGAAGGACAACCGCCGCCGCTGGACCGAGACCACGCCGACCTGGGAGGTGCTGAACCGCTTCGGCCGCGACTACAAGGCGATCTTCGTCGGCGACGCCTCGATGTCGCCCTATGAGATCGCGGTGCCCGGCGGCGCCAACGAACACTGGAATCCCGAATCGGGCGAGATCTGGCTCCAGCGCCTGCGCGAGACCTGGCCGGATCATGTCTGGCTGAACCCGGTGCCGCGCGCGCATTGGGGCCATACCCGGTCCATCGCCATGATCCGCGAGATCTTCGAGGACCGCATGCAGCCCCTGACGCTGGAGGGGCTGACCCAGGCCATGCGCCTTCTTGGCTGA
- a CDS encoding Ppx/GppA phosphatase family protein — protein sequence MAPRRPAGADAFPRKTVEPFVTRPAEDGPLYAALDLGTNSCRMLIARPAGSQFQVVDSFSKPVQLGHGLEASGRLSRPSMARTVHALQVCRRKLEAHKVTRMRLVATEACRRARNSRDFLRMIRRETGLPVEIIDAEEEARLAVISCAPLVSQRTEQLLVVDIGGGSTELVWIDLEDVDPAERSRAIMRLADGFGDARPGGARVVDWISVPLGVATLRDQFEDVEDDQGRFALMSWHFEEMLSDFAPYSLTHDFAENFQVIGTSGTVTTVAASHLGLRRYDRTKVDGLTMTSGQIDRVIRDYLSLGPEGRRADPRIGRERHALIMSGAAILQTLMRVWPTTRLSVADRGLREGLLYAQMVKDGVLAPDGMNGVA from the coding sequence ATGGCGCCCAGGCGTCCTGCGGGTGCGGACGCGTTCCCGAGAAAAACGGTCGAGCCTTTCGTCACCCGCCCGGCCGAGGACGGGCCGCTCTATGCGGCTTTGGATCTTGGCACCAACAGCTGCCGGATGCTGATTGCCCGTCCCGCGGGCAGTCAGTTCCAGGTGGTGGACAGTTTCTCGAAGCCGGTCCAGCTGGGACACGGGCTCGAGGCATCAGGCAGGCTGTCGCGCCCCTCGATGGCGCGGACGGTGCATGCCTTGCAGGTGTGCCGGCGCAAGCTCGAGGCGCACAAGGTCACGCGCATGCGTCTGGTCGCGACCGAGGCCTGCCGGCGGGCGCGGAACAGCCGCGACTTCCTGCGCATGATCCGGCGCGAGACCGGCCTGCCGGTCGAGATCATCGACGCCGAGGAGGAGGCGCGGCTGGCGGTCATCTCCTGCGCGCCGCTGGTCAGCCAGCGCACCGAGCAGCTTCTGGTGGTCGATATCGGCGGCGGCTCGACCGAGCTGGTCTGGATCGACCTGGAGGATGTCGACCCCGCCGAGCGGTCGCGCGCCATCATGCGGCTGGCCGACGGGTTCGGCGATGCCCGGCCGGGCGGCGCGCGGGTGGTCGACTGGATCAGCGTGCCGCTGGGCGTCGCGACGCTGCGCGACCAGTTCGAGGATGTCGAGGACGATCAGGGCCGTTTCGCGCTGATGTCCTGGCATTTCGAGGAAATGCTGTCGGATTTCGCGCCCTATTCGCTGACTCATGATTTCGCCGAGAATTTCCAGGTCATCGGCACCTCGGGCACGGTGACGACGGTGGCGGCCAGCCATCTTGGCCTGCGCCGCTATGACCGGACCAAGGTGGACGGGCTGACCATGACCTCGGGGCAGATCGACCGGGTGATCCGCGACTATCTGTCGCTGGGCCCCGAGGGGCGGCGGGCCGATCCGCGCATCGGCCGCGAGCGCCATGCGCTGATCATGTCGGGCGCCGCGATCCTGCAGACGCTGATGCGGGTCTGGCCGACGACGCGGCTGTCCGTCGCGGATCGCGGCCTGCGCGAGGGGCTGCTTTACGCGCAGATGGTCAAGGACGGGGTCTTGGCCCCGGATGGTATGAACGGGGTGGCATGA
- a CDS encoding RlmE family RNA methyltransferase has product MSEGKKPGEGRKSSGRGQRDLRVRVKSAKGRKLSSTLWLERQLNDPYVARAKREGYRGRAAFKILELDDKYRFLVPGARVVDLGCAPGGWCQVAVARVNALGEKSGKKVGRVLGVDLQEVDPIAGAEIHQLDFLSEGADAQVKAWLGGRADVVMSDMAAASSGHKGTDHLRIVALVEAAAQLAFDVLEPGGTFVAKVLAGGAENEMQAMLKRNFRKVANVKPPASRSDSSEKFVVAQGYRGREDEADAEEAPADPA; this is encoded by the coding sequence ATGAGCGAAGGCAAGAAGCCGGGCGAGGGGCGTAAAAGCTCGGGCCGCGGCCAGCGCGACCTGCGGGTGCGGGTGAAATCGGCCAAGGGTCGCAAGCTGTCGAGCACGCTCTGGCTCGAGCGGCAGCTGAACGACCCCTATGTCGCGCGGGCCAAGCGCGAGGGTTATCGCGGCCGCGCCGCCTTCAAGATCCTGGAACTGGACGACAAGTATCGTTTCCTGGTGCCGGGCGCGCGGGTGGTCGATCTGGGCTGCGCCCCCGGCGGCTGGTGCCAGGTGGCGGTCGCGCGCGTCAACGCGCTTGGCGAGAAGTCCGGCAAGAAGGTCGGTCGGGTGCTGGGGGTGGATCTGCAGGAGGTCGATCCCATCGCCGGGGCCGAGATCCATCAGCTCGATTTCCTGTCGGAAGGGGCGGACGCGCAGGTCAAGGCCTGGCTGGGCGGGCGTGCCGACGTGGTGATGTCGGACATGGCGGCGGCCTCGTCGGGGCACAAGGGCACCGATCACCTGCGCATCGTGGCGCTGGTCGAGGCGGCGGCGCAGCTGGCCTTCGACGTGCTGGAGCCGGGCGGCACCTTCGTCGCCAAGGTGCTGGCGGGGGGCGCGGAAAACGAGATGCAGGCCATGCTCAAGCGCAATTTCCGCAAGGTGGCGAATGTGAAGCCGCCGGCCAGCCGATCGGATTCCTCCGAGAAATTCGTGGTGGCGCAGGGATATCGCGGCCGGGAGGACGAAGCCGACGCAGAGGAGGCGCCGGCCGATCCGGCCTGA
- a CDS encoding AraC family transcriptional regulator: MNNAFRAFDSTDSDPALVRLRAAGITAPGIMEPAEQDPRLQRESSRRPGNAQAQKPPAPAPTVAGAAGRFRPAPAALPRGRPGDGLRLIPLSGFHWGGATRGLTAPAAPRVRGDHVLIRPGSGMVTVQFPRHNHLVSAGRLAFIPAGTAFSLKPPADVAGQALLIPPDWFRDQPLPRGFRCGLPALEDAGLLDPAILALAEGAARHPGGDAATRHQLGLIAVALSRLQDRPGPSRQAEDDTAGARSLAERFLDLAGRELERSQTLAEMARRLGCTQAHLDRACRQSRGRGALDLLYDLRLQSATEALRDSARPIPEIAEELGYAGLGHFMRAFQAATGRTPEAYRALLRNARGGGGPDHG, translated from the coding sequence ATGAACAATGCCTTTCGCGCCTTCGACAGCACCGATTCCGATCCCGCGCTGGTCCGGTTGCGGGCAGCCGGCATCACCGCGCCGGGGATCATGGAACCGGCCGAGCAGGACCCGCGGTTGCAGCGGGAATCCTCCCGGCGGCCGGGAAACGCCCAGGCCCAGAAACCGCCGGCTCCGGCTCCGACCGTCGCAGGTGCGGCCGGGCGGTTCCGGCCGGCTCCGGCCGCCCTGCCCCGCGGGCGGCCCGGCGACGGCCTGCGGCTGATCCCGCTTTCCGGCTTCCATTGGGGCGGCGCCACGCGCGGCCTGACCGCGCCGGCCGCGCCGCGCGTCCGCGGCGACCACGTGCTGATTCGACCCGGCTCGGGCATGGTCACGGTGCAGTTCCCGCGCCACAATCATCTGGTCAGCGCCGGGCGCCTCGCCTTCATTCCCGCCGGCACCGCCTTTTCGCTGAAACCGCCGGCCGATGTCGCGGGCCAGGCACTGCTGATTCCACCCGACTGGTTCCGCGACCAGCCGCTGCCGCGAGGTTTCCGCTGCGGCTTGCCGGCGCTCGAGGATGCCGGGCTTCTGGACCCCGCCATCCTCGCCCTGGCCGAAGGGGCGGCGCGCCATCCCGGCGGCGACGCGGCGACGCGCCATCAGTTGGGCCTGATCGCGGTGGCGCTGTCCCGGCTTCAGGACCGGCCGGGCCCGTCCCGGCAGGCCGAGGACGATACGGCCGGGGCGCGATCGCTGGCCGAGCGCTTCCTGGACCTCGCCGGGCGGGAACTCGAGCGCAGCCAGACCCTGGCAGAAATGGCCCGCCGGCTGGGCTGCACACAGGCGCATCTGGACCGCGCCTGCCGTCAGAGCCGGGGGCGCGGCGCGCTGGACCTGCTCTATGACCTGCGGCTGCAATCGGCGACCGAGGCGCTGCGCGACAGCGCCAGGCCGATCCCCGAGATCGCCGAGGAACTGGGCTATGCCGGGCTGGGCCATTTCATGCGGGCCTTCCAGGCCGCAACCGGCCGCACGCCCGAAGCCTATCGTGCGCTGTTGCGGAATGCCCGCGGCGGCGGCGGCCCCGATCACGGCTGA
- the miaA gene encoding tRNA (adenosine(37)-N6)-dimethylallyltransferase MiaA, whose product MTPRHDLPAGLDSDRHVLIAGPTASGKSALALRIAEAQGGTIVNADALQVWSCWRVLTARPTVEDEARAPHALYGHVAPGRLYSVGEWLAEVAALRGRLIVVGGTGLYLNALTRGLAVIPPTPPEIRARADALLREPGGLAQMIAGLDSLSRSRIDLMNPVRVQRAWEVLKTTGRGIAAWQAETPAPLIAPETAHLLVLQSDRDWLAERIARRFRLMLDQGALDEVRAMLPSWNPDALWAKAIGAPELVAHLQGALGLDDAVERAIIATRQYAKAQRSFFRNRMRDWRWIEVDHQAVTQK is encoded by the coding sequence ATGACCCCGCGTCACGACCTTCCGGCCGGGCTCGATTCCGACCGCCATGTGCTGATCGCCGGGCCCACCGCCAGCGGCAAATCCGCCCTGGCGCTGCGGATCGCCGAGGCGCAGGGCGGCACCATCGTCAATGCCGATGCGCTGCAGGTCTGGTCCTGCTGGCGGGTGCTGACCGCCCGGCCGACGGTCGAGGACGAGGCCCGCGCGCCTCACGCGCTTTACGGCCATGTGGCGCCCGGGCGGCTCTATTCCGTGGGCGAATGGCTGGCCGAGGTCGCGGCATTGCGGGGCCGGCTGATCGTGGTCGGCGGCACCGGCCTTTATCTGAACGCGCTGACCCGCGGGCTGGCGGTGATCCCGCCCACGCCGCCCGAGATCCGCGCCCGGGCCGATGCGCTTCTGCGCGAGCCCGGCGGGCTGGCGCAGATGATCGCCGGGCTCGATTCGCTGAGCCGCTCGCGCATCGACCTGATGAACCCGGTGCGCGTGCAGCGCGCCTGGGAGGTGCTCAAGACCACCGGCCGCGGCATCGCCGCATGGCAGGCCGAGACGCCGGCGCCGCTGATCGCGCCCGAGACCGCGCATCTGCTGGTGCTGCAATCCGACCGCGACTGGCTGGCCGAGCGCATCGCCCGGCGCTTTCGCCTGATGCTGGACCAGGGTGCGCTGGACGAGGTGCGGGCGATGCTGCCGTCTTGGAATCCCGATGCGCTCTGGGCCAAGGCGATTGGCGCGCCCGAGCTGGTGGCGCATCTGCAAGGCGCGCTCGGCCTCGACGACGCCGTCGAACGGGCGATCATCGCCACCCGGCAATATGCCAAGGCGCAGCGCAGCTTCTTTCGCAACCGGATGCGCGACTGGCGTTGGATCGAGGTCGATCATCAAGCCGTCACACAAAAGTGA
- the pyrH gene encoding UMP kinase, with protein sequence MSESASKIPGKYSRVMLKISGEALMGDQGYGLHPPTVARIAQEVKSVHDMGVEICMVIGGGNIFRGLQGSAQGMERATADYMGMLATVMNALAMQAALEALKIHTRVISAIRMDEVAEPYIRRRAVRHLEKKRVCIFAAGTGNPYFTTDTAATLRANEMNCEAIFKGTKVDGVYDKDPNKFADAKRYDAVTYDEVLQKHLGVMDASAIALARDNDLPIIVFSLDEPGGFRGILAGSGTYTRVHG encoded by the coding sequence ATGTCGGAAAGCGCGTCCAAGATCCCCGGAAAATACTCGCGCGTGATGCTGAAGATTTCGGGGGAGGCGCTGATGGGGGACCAAGGCTACGGCCTGCACCCACCGACCGTCGCCCGCATCGCGCAGGAGGTCAAATCCGTCCATGACATGGGGGTCGAGATCTGCATGGTCATCGGCGGCGGCAATATCTTCCGCGGCTTGCAGGGCAGCGCCCAGGGCATGGAGCGTGCGACCGCCGACTACATGGGGATGCTGGCCACGGTGATGAATGCGCTGGCCATGCAGGCGGCGCTGGAGGCGCTGAAGATCCACACCCGGGTGATCTCGGCCATCCGCATGGACGAGGTGGCCGAACCCTATATCCGCCGCCGCGCCGTCCGCCACCTGGAAAAGAAGCGCGTCTGCATCTTCGCCGCCGGCACCGGCAACCCCTATTTCACCACCGACACCGCCGCCACGCTGCGCGCCAACGAGATGAATTGCGAGGCGATCTTCAAGGGCACCAAGGTCGACGGCGTCTATGACAAGGATCCGAACAAGTTCGCGGATGCCAAGCGCTACGACGCCGTGACCTATGACGAGGTGCTGCAGAAGCATCTGGGGGTGATGGACGCCTCGGCCATCGCGCTGGCGCGCGACAACGATCTGCCGATCATCGTCTTCTCGCTGGACGAGCCGGGCGGTTTCCGGGGGATTCTGGCCGGCAGCGGCACTTATACGCGCGTCCATGGGTAA
- the frr gene encoding ribosome recycling factor has translation MSDEIEIDTDDLERRMKGAMESLRHEFASLRTGRASASMVEPIMVDAYGSLTPINQIGTVNVPEPRMVTINIWDKALVGKAEKAIRESGLGINPQLNGTIIMLPIPELNEERRRELTRVAAQYAEHARVAIRNVRRDGMDQIKKAKGSGMSEDDQKFWETAVQELTDKMIASVDQALETKQAEIMQV, from the coding sequence ATGTCCGACGAGATCGAGATCGATACCGACGACCTGGAACGCCGCATGAAGGGCGCGATGGAATCCCTGCGCCATGAATTCGCGTCGCTGCGCACCGGCCGCGCCTCGGCCAGCATGGTCGAGCCGATCATGGTCGACGCCTATGGCTCGCTGACGCCGATCAACCAGATCGGCACGGTGAACGTGCCCGAGCCGCGCATGGTGACGATCAACATCTGGGACAAGGCGCTGGTCGGCAAGGCCGAGAAGGCGATCCGCGAATCGGGCCTGGGTATCAACCCGCAGCTCAACGGCACCATCATCATGCTGCCGATCCCCGAGCTGAACGAGGAGCGCCGGCGCGAACTGACTCGCGTCGCCGCGCAATATGCCGAGCACGCCCGCGTCGCCATCCGCAACGTGCGCCGCGACGGCATGGACCAGATCAAGAAGGCCAAGGGCTCGGGCATGTCCGAGGACGATCAGAAGTTCTGGGAAACCGCCGTGCAGGAGCTGACCGACAAGATGATCGCCTCGGTGGACCAGGCGCTCGAGACGAAGCAAGCCGAAATCATGCAGGTCTGA
- the uppS gene encoding polyprenyl diphosphate synthase yields MAETAASLSQSAGGDQRPRHVAIIMDGNGRWAKNKGWPRLVGHRRGAERVKQIVRACPDLGVNWLTVYAFSTENWKRSTEEVLGLMGIFARYIEREADGLSAEGVRMRFIGGRDRLDPKLQRLMAGIETRTAGNARLNLTVAINYGGRDELTRAAARLSARIARGEIAEPTEADLADCLDTAGHPDPDLVIRTSGETRTSNFLPFQAAYSEYEFTQTLWPDFTPDHLAEILDRFGLRERRFGSA; encoded by the coding sequence ATGGCCGAAACCGCAGCCAGCCTGTCGCAATCCGCCGGGGGGGACCAGCGGCCCCGTCACGTCGCCATCATCATGGATGGCAACGGCCGCTGGGCCAAGAACAAGGGTTGGCCGCGTCTGGTCGGGCATCGCCGCGGCGCCGAGCGCGTCAAGCAGATCGTGCGGGCCTGCCCGGACCTGGGGGTGAACTGGCTGACCGTCTATGCCTTCTCGACCGAGAACTGGAAGCGCTCGACCGAGGAGGTGTTGGGCCTGATGGGCATCTTCGCCCGCTATATCGAGCGCGAGGCCGACGGGCTCTCGGCCGAGGGCGTGCGGATGCGCTTCATCGGCGGGCGCGATCGGCTGGACCCCAAGCTGCAGCGGCTGATGGCCGGGATCGAGACGCGCACCGCCGGCAACGCCCGGCTGAACCTGACGGTGGCGATCAATTACGGCGGCCGGGACGAATTGACCCGGGCGGCGGCGCGCCTGTCCGCACGCATCGCCCGCGGCGAGATCGCCGAGCCGACCGAGGCCGACCTGGCCGATTGCCTGGACACCGCCGGCCATCCCGACCCCGACCTGGTGATCCGCACCAGCGGAGAGACGCGGACCTCGAATTTCCTGCCCTTCCAGGCGGCCTATTCCGAATACGAGTTCACCCAGACGCTCTGGCCGGATTTCACCCCCGATCATCTGGCCGAGATCCTCGACCGCTTCGGCCTGCGCGAGCGGCGCTTCGGCAGCGCATGA
- a CDS encoding phosphatidate cytidylyltransferase, protein MTGDGPQPSRLRGALQRGRNKWADLWPRVVSGLVLAVLGLVLLLTSGLWLRFGVAAVIGLMMWELARLTGWRHPEFHSPRHPVLIGILAGLVMLAMLVLPGDWPMALVLVPMIAGWHGTHEHERPAYLLFTLAFFGAGYALVVIRELMGLPTLLWVVGTVVLSDVLGYFVGRKLGGPRFWPAISPKKTWSGTIAGWAGALLLALGLLVAGQAGWAVLIVGPLVAVAGQFGDIAESWLKRRVGAKDSSELIPGHGGALDRFDAMSGALLLALVLLMANLLPVIGG, encoded by the coding sequence ATGACCGGGGACGGGCCGCAGCCAAGCCGCCTGCGCGGCGCCTTGCAGCGCGGACGCAACAAATGGGCCGACCTGTGGCCCCGGGTCGTCTCGGGCCTGGTGCTGGCGGTGCTGGGGCTGGTGCTGCTGCTGACCTCGGGACTGTGGCTGCGCTTCGGCGTTGCGGCGGTGATCGGGCTGATGATGTGGGAACTGGCGCGGCTGACCGGCTGGCGCCACCCCGAATTCCACAGCCCGCGCCATCCGGTGCTGATCGGCATTCTGGCCGGGCTGGTCATGCTGGCGATGCTGGTGCTGCCCGGCGACTGGCCGATGGCGCTGGTGCTGGTGCCGATGATCGCCGGCTGGCACGGCACGCATGAGCACGAGCGGCCAGCCTATCTGCTGTTCACGCTGGCCTTCTTCGGCGCCGGTTACGCGCTGGTGGTGATCCGCGAGCTGATGGGCCTGCCGACATTGCTGTGGGTGGTGGGCACGGTGGTGCTTTCGGACGTTCTGGGCTATTTCGTCGGCCGCAAGCTGGGCGGGCCGCGCTTTTGGCCGGCGATCAGTCCCAAGAAGACCTGGAGCGGCACCATCGCCGGCTGGGCGGGCGCGCTGCTGCTGGCGCTGGGGCTGCTGGTCGCCGGGCAGGCGGGCTGGGCGGTGCTGATTGTCGGGCCGCTGGTCGCGGTGGCCGGGCAGTTCGGCGACATTGCCGAAAGCTGGCTCAAGCGCCGGGTCGGGGCCAAGGACAGTTCCGAGCTGATTCCCGGCCATGGCGGAGCGCTGGACCGTTTCGACGCCATGTCGGGGGCGCTGCTGCTGGCGCTGGTGCTGTTGATGGCGAACCTCTTGCCGGTGATCGGAGGCTGA
- the dxr gene encoding 1-deoxy-D-xylulose-5-phosphate reductoisomerase, which translates to MRSVSVLGATGSVGESAFDLLMRAGGPEAFRTVALTGGAKVGRLAQMARALRAGIAVTAWPEKLPELRAALAGSGIEAAAGVDAVAEAAARPADWTLSAIVGAAGLPPGLEVLARGGTLALANKETLVAAGPLVMARARGTGARILPVDSEHSAIFQALQGENLDSVEHVTITASGGAFRDWPLERLAQATVAEASRHPNWDMGQRITIDSASMFNKALEVIEAHEFFGIGIDRLRVLVHPQSIIHAMVTHRDGGSIAHLGAPDMRHAIGYALNWPARAALPVPALDLAALGSLTFAAPDEARWPALRLAREAIQTGGAAGAVLNAAKEQALDDFIAGRIRFTDMAPAVEHALDLAACEPGFGQSPGDLETVLAWDGFARRAAAQWRGAA; encoded by the coding sequence ATGCGCAGCGTATCGGTGCTGGGCGCGACCGGATCGGTCGGTGAAAGCGCATTCGACCTGTTGATGCGGGCCGGCGGACCGGAGGCCTTCCGCACCGTCGCCCTGACCGGCGGCGCCAAGGTCGGCCGTCTGGCCCAGATGGCCCGCGCCCTGCGCGCCGGGATCGCCGTCACCGCCTGGCCCGAGAAACTGCCCGAGCTGCGCGCCGCGCTGGCCGGCAGCGGCATCGAGGCCGCGGCCGGCGTCGACGCCGTGGCCGAGGCCGCCGCGCGCCCGGCCGACTGGACGCTCTCGGCCATCGTCGGCGCCGCCGGCCTGCCGCCGGGGCTGGAGGTGCTGGCCCGCGGCGGCACGCTGGCGCTGGCGAACAAGGAAACCCTGGTCGCCGCCGGCCCGCTGGTCATGGCCCGGGCCCGCGGGACGGGCGCGCGCATCCTGCCGGTCGATTCTGAACATTCCGCGATCTTTCAGGCGCTTCAAGGCGAAAACCTCGATTCTGTCGAGCATGTCACCATTACCGCTTCGGGCGGCGCCTTCCGCGATTGGCCGCTGGAGCGGCTGGCGCAGGCAACGGTGGCCGAGGCCAGCCGGCACCCGAACTGGGACATGGGCCAGCGCATCACCATCGACAGCGCCAGCATGTTCAACAAGGCGCTGGAAGTCATCGAGGCGCACGAGTTCTTCGGCATCGGCATCGACCGTCTGCGGGTGCTGGTGCATCCGCAGTCGATCATCCATGCCATGGTCACGCATCGCGACGGCGGCAGCATCGCGCATCTGGGCGCGCCCGACATGCGCCACGCCATCGGCTATGCGCTGAACTGGCCGGCCCGCGCGGCGCTGCCGGTGCCGGCGCTGGACCTGGCGGCGCTTGGCAGCCTGACCTTTGCCGCGCCGGACGAGGCGCGCTGGCCGGCGCTGCGCCTCGCGCGCGAAGCGATCCAGACCGGCGGCGCCGCCGGCGCGGTGCTGAACGCCGCCAAGGAACAGGCGCTCGATGATTTCATCGCCGGCCGCATCCGCTTCACCGACATGGCCCCTGCGGTGGAACATGCGCTGGACCTGGCGGCGTGCGAGCCGGGCTTCGGGCAAAGCCCCGGCGATCTGGAGACGGTGCTGGCCTGGGACGGTTTCGCCCGTCGGGCGGCGGCACAATGGCGGGGTGCGGCATGA
- the rseP gene encoding RIP metalloprotease RseP, producing the protein MSVILDSLGGFLWSAAAFIVALSIIVTVHEYGHYIIGRLSGIKAEVFSLGFGPRLFARRDRHGTVWQVAAVPLGGYVRFLGDANAASAGSGKAVDPARARQTLGGAPLWARFATVAAGPVFNFILSILVFGAMAMWQGLPVEQVQIGRLHATPPGVETQLRPGDRVIALDGRPVADWQDIGDLAADLPPRPSHDWTVLRDGAELTVPGPDPMPPLITGIAPRSPAAAAGLKAGDVILAADGKPISRFDDLRRHVLDAEGRPVLLRVWREGEGIADYTLAARQQDLPTETGYEKRWLIGVTGGGTYFEPATRPAGPGEALGIGAARTWDIIASSVSGLWAMVTGQIGSCNLGGAISIAETTGQAASAGGGNFIWWIAVLSAAIGFLNLLPVPVLDGGHLMFYLYEAVAGRPPSSRVVDILSALGMAAVLSLMVFGLTNDLFCP; encoded by the coding sequence ATGAGCGTGATTCTGGACAGTCTGGGCGGGTTCCTGTGGAGCGCCGCCGCCTTCATCGTCGCGCTGTCGATCATCGTGACCGTGCACGAATACGGTCATTACATCATCGGCCGCCTCTCGGGCATCAAGGCCGAGGTGTTTTCGCTGGGCTTCGGCCCGCGCCTGTTCGCCCGCCGCGACCGGCATGGCACGGTCTGGCAGGTGGCGGCGGTTCCGCTGGGCGGCTATGTGCGCTTCCTGGGCGACGCCAATGCGGCCAGCGCCGGTTCGGGCAAGGCTGTCGATCCGGCCCGCGCCCGGCAGACGCTGGGCGGCGCGCCGCTCTGGGCGCGCTTCGCCACCGTGGCGGCGGGGCCGGTGTTCAACTTCATCCTGTCGATCCTGGTCTTCGGTGCCATGGCGATGTGGCAGGGCCTGCCGGTCGAGCAGGTGCAGATCGGTCGGCTGCACGCCACCCCGCCCGGGGTCGAGACGCAGCTTCGGCCCGGCGACCGGGTGATCGCGCTGGACGGCCGGCCCGTGGCCGACTGGCAGGATATCGGCGATCTGGCTGCGGACCTGCCGCCGCGCCCGAGCCATGACTGGACGGTGCTGCGCGACGGGGCCGAACTGACGGTGCCGGGGCCGGACCCGATGCCGCCGCTGATCACCGGCATCGCGCCGCGCAGCCCCGCCGCCGCGGCCGGGCTGAAGGCGGGCGACGTGATCCTGGCGGCGGATGGCAAGCCGATCTCGCGCTTCGACGATCTGCGGCGGCATGTGCTGGACGCCGAGGGGCGGCCAGTGCTGCTGCGGGTCTGGCGCGAGGGCGAGGGCATCGCCGACTATACCCTGGCCGCGCGCCAGCAGGATCTGCCCACCGAGACCGGCTACGAGAAGCGCTGGCTGATCGGCGTGACCGGCGGCGGCACCTATTTCGAACCGGCCACCCGCCCCGCCGGCCCGGGCGAGGCGCTGGGGATCGGCGCGGCGCGGACCTGGGACATCATCGCCTCGTCGGTTTCGGGGCTTTGGGCGATGGTCACCGGGCAGATCGGCAGCTGCAACCTGGGCGGCGCCATCTCGATCGCCGAGACCACCGGGCAGGCGGCCTCGGCGGGCGGCGGCAACTTCATTTGGTGGATCGCGGTGCTGTCCGCCGCCATCGGTTTCCTGAACCTGTTGCCGGTGCCGGTGCTGGATGGCGGGCACCTGATGTTCTACCTTTACGAGGCGGTGGCGGGCCGTCCGCCGTCGAGCCGGGTGGTGGACATTCTGTCGGCGCTCGGCATGGCGGCGGTGCTGTCGCTGATGGTATTCGGCCTCACCAATGATCTTTTCTGCCCCTGA